GTGACATCACCGCCAAAACTCTCAAATTAGGATTAAATCTCCTCGGTATTCGTGTTTTAGAACGTATGTAATGCAAAATCATAAAAGTTTAGGGCTTGGAAACCAAGCCCCTACCAAATAAATGTATGGTTTAGGGCTTGGTTCCCAAGCCCTGAATAGTTGTCAATTTAGAAATTCAAAAATGACTTTAGAACAACCTGATAGTATTTGGAATCATAAGCCTTGGTGGTGTCAACCCTGGTCAATCATCTTGACTGGAATCTCGATTATTAGTGGTAGCTGGCTGTTATTTAAACTAGTTTGGTTATCGATTTTGGTCGCGATTCCTATAACTGCATGGATGGGATTTTTCGTGATTCTATTCCCCAAATTAGCTCAGCAAGATGTTGTAAATCAAGAAATTAGTTAATATCCCAGCATTATTAGGCTAAAGACTTCAAGTTGCTTCTTGCTACCAAGTAGCTAGGCATAAAACTAAAAAACTAGAAAGCTGTCCCGCCTGATACGCGGGCGGGACAGCTTCTGGTTTTAGGTTTTAATGTTGATCAAACGAGCCACAAGAGAAAAATTTGAAAGCTTTGCAAAGCTTTCAAATTTTTCTCTTGGTTTGGACTTGAGCGCAGAGCGCTGCAAGATTAATATATAGCGTTTACCAATCTAACTACTGGTTTGTTGCCCTGCCGAAGGCAGGGCAACAAACCTTTGTACCTCGCTAGATTGAAAAGCGCTATATTTGCGTGGTGAAATCCGAATAGAGACAACGGTTAGCTTTTATGACATATCAGTACAATATGATGAGAGTAAACCGTAAAGATAAACTATGATCCCAACCGTAATTGAACAGTCTGGTCGTGGCGAAAGAGCCTTTGACATTTTTTCGCGTCTACTGCGGGAGCGGATCGTATTTTTGGGGCAACAGGTTGACGACAGTATTTCTAATATCATCGTTGCTCAGTTGCTTTTTCTCGAAGCCGATGACCCCGAAAAAGATATTTTCTTGTATATCAACTCCCCTGGTGGTTCTGTGACCGCAGGAATGGCTATTTACGATACGATGCAGCACATTCGTCCTGATGTTTCCACCATCTGTGTGGGACTAGCAGCAAGTATGGGGGCTTTCTTGCTCACTGGTGGTGCAAAGGGTAAAAGACTATCTTTGCCCCATACACGCATCATGATTCACCAGCCCCTTGGTGGCGCACAAGGACAAGCGACAGATATCGAAATCCAAGCTAAGGAAATCCTGTATCACAAGAATCGTCTCAATGAGTTGATGGCTTTCCATACAGGACAGCCCATTGAACGCATTGCCGAAGATACCGATCGCGATTTCTTTATGGCTCCCGATGAAGCCAAAAATTATGGGTTGATCGACGAAGTTGTGTCACAACGCCCAAAATTTGAAGTTGCTAGTTAGTATTGTAAAAAATGGCTCAAGACTTGAGCCATTTTTTATTTTTAATATTTAATTTTGAGTAAATATGCTTGAAGCAAACTCTTTGAAATCCCTTAAACAAGAAGCCGAAATAAATTCTTGTGATGATCAGGTGTGGCTGCGTTTAGCAAGAGCCTGTTATCAGCAAGCAAATTGGGAAGAGGCGATCGCGGCCTATGATCGAGCTATTGATATTCGACATCAGTACGCAGATGAGAATTATGATCCTAGCAATATCTTAGTCACATCCCCCTCAAATATTTCTAATAGTAATGAAGATAGTTCTAATTCATTAGACGAAGCATTTACTTACTATCAAGACACCTTAGAAATAGAATCTGAATACGCAGTATTCTATCTTCATTATGGGTATTTCCTACGCGATCAATTACAGATTAATGCAGCCGAATCAGCATTTCACAAATCCCTAGAGATTAATCCAGAATTGGCTGAATCCTTTCTAGAGCTAGGCAACATTGAATATAACCGATGTAACTATGGAGCATCTGTACAATATTTTCAAAATGCGCTTGT
This genomic stretch from Pseudanabaena galeata CCNP1313 harbors:
- a CDS encoding DUF6737 family protein, with the protein product MTLEQPDSIWNHKPWWCQPWSIILTGISIISGSWLLFKLVWLSILVAIPITAWMGFFVILFPKLAQQDVVNQEIS
- the clpP gene encoding ATP-dependent Clp endopeptidase proteolytic subunit ClpP yields the protein MIPTVIEQSGRGERAFDIFSRLLRERIVFLGQQVDDSISNIIVAQLLFLEADDPEKDIFLYINSPGGSVTAGMAIYDTMQHIRPDVSTICVGLAASMGAFLLTGGAKGKRLSLPHTRIMIHQPLGGAQGQATDIEIQAKEILYHKNRLNELMAFHTGQPIERIAEDTDRDFFMAPDEAKNYGLIDEVVSQRPKFEVAS